The genomic stretch TGAGGCTGAGCAGCTCGATCTCCGCCAGCGCCTTCACGTTGTGGCCCCGGTGCTCCGTCGCCTGCGCCTCCTCGTGGCTCGGCTGGAACACTCGGACGACCTCCCCTGTCGCCGTCGCCTGCTGGTGGTACACCTCCCTGATCCGCTCCGAGTATCCCGACCTCAAGTTCGTCACCACCACGGCCTTCACCTTCGCGTCGACCGAGCTTGCGGCCTCACCGGTGACCGCCGGAAGCACGCCGGCGCCGAGCGAACAGTTCATGACCTGGTTCAGCATCTGGTCGAAAGGAACGGGGAAGTTGTCGAAGACCCTGATTTGGATGCCCACTCTCTCGTCGGCTCCTTCGAAATATTCTCTGTAATTCCCCACGACGCGTTCCCAGACCTCGTTGCTCGGGTGGAGGAGGTACCGGACGAGGTGGTGGAAGACGGCGGAGCGCTCCGGGAACAGTCGACGAAGCTCGCCGGCGTACTCTGGGACCAGAAACAGGGACGGCACGAAGTAGTGGTCCGATTTCAGCAGCAACCACGGGACCTTCCGCAGCGTCCGCTGAGCGTCCTCGCAGAAGAACCGCTTGTCCCCCTCGCGGTAGTACCAGGGAAGATGGAGATAGACGTGAGATCGAGAACCAATCGAGGAGTCCTTCGACTTGAGAAGGTTTCCGAAGCTCTGGGGGGCGCCGGTGTCGAGTTCGAGCAGGTTGTGGAGGGGGAAATCGGCGGGGAGGGTCCATGTGGTGCCGGGGAAGGGCTCGCAGAGGAGGCCGGCGAAGTCGTCGGTGGAGTGGAGGAGGAGGACCTTGTGGTTGAGGAGAGCGTAGAAGAAGGCGGAGACGATGGTGAGGACTCTGTTTCCGATGCCGTTGTGGGGGATCCAGACGACGTAGTTGCACTCGGCGGGGGCGGAGGCGTTGCCGGCGGCGGAGCGGAGCAGGGCGGCGGAACGGTTGTAGAGGTCGGTGTGGGGGGCGCACTTCCGGTGGAGGGCTTCGTAGTCGCGCAGGCGACGGAGGAGGTGAGCGGAAGGAGAGTAGAGCGATGGCTTCCGGTAGAGAGCGGCTTGGTATCGACTGAGGCAGGAGGCTTCTTCGAAGTCAGGCGAGAGAAGCCCGCCGAGAAGCTTGTCGACGGATGAAGGCGAAGCGTCATTTTCTTCatctgaaaaaaataaaaaataaaaaccataGAATTCATTTGACTCTTGACCAACGCAGTTGGCTGATACATTTGAACAAACAATTgattaattcaaacaattaatcaaatcaaattaagaaaCAAAAATCTAACCAAGTTCAActttagaaaaaaaatcaaactgagtttgaataattattttaatgacttattttattttaagtttagttTGACATCTTGTTAAATATACTTGAATAATATAAAATTGACTCGATTTGATTTTACAGCACACTTAATCATCCTAAAATCACTTGTAATTTACATATTTATATCTTAATCACCTATCATTTACATATTTTTAGAAGCTTAAATAATCATTGTTCATAGTTTTTTTCCAAATAATATTCCAAAGGGCAAAAGTTAAAAGGGTATTTGttttttttccaaaacatcaAATGTAAGTCTTATCCTTCAATTATGTATAATTATTTAACTGTTCTCATCACTATTTAGTATTTTCTATTTAAATCCTAAGTTATTGTAGctgttatgattttataatttttacaaatattataataattacggATAATTTCATACCATGTATATTTAACATGTTCAAAAATATTGATATTATAATCGTTGTAATTTATAATTACTACAATACAGATTCAATATACTCATCTAACATtcatattataatagttataaatCATAGCTGCAACAATATATGTAACATATATGAGTTTTAGTTACTACATCGTTATAACGCATCCAATCAATTCAAAATTTAGACGATTTATAATAATGCAAATAATACTAGATAGCACTGTAGGATAGTTGGATAATGATGCAAAGCTGAATAGTAAGATGGGTGCTCATACAAAAATCATAGTGAACAACCTATTTGatgatttgaaatttttttttccgcCTGTTCTAAACTTATCTTTGAAAtgaaatatcaaaagaaaaaaaaggaaggatACTTTTCCATAAAAATCCAAAAACAATATTCCTAAAGTAGCAGAGCCcaaaaacaaaaaagagaaaaaaaaaactgatgAAATCAAGCACCGAAACGTTTTACCTGATGAACTGCTAGCCGCAACGCCGCCCTGGCCCCAGATCAACATCTCCGGCCACGTCTGCCGCCGGTAAGTTCCCCCCCACACAACCACCATTACCACCGCCAGAAACAGCAACCCGGTGACCGTGCCGCCTACCGCCGGAGGTCTCATCATGCCCCTGGCGCCGCTCTCCCTCCCTGCCTCGCCGTCCCTACTCCTGCGCTTCAACGCCGTCGTCGTGGTCGTGGTCGTCGTTGCCGCCGCCATCGGACCCTGATCACAACTTCTCCCGTTCAATCCCTTCTCGCCTCGCCGgtctttatttaatatttaattaaaccgGCAATAAATGGAATtaaatccactaatcgattcagtgTAACTCAATCGAAGATTACTCGAATAATGATTGGGCTTCCcatatttaaataacttattttgaATCGTATCCATGCACAATTCTTATTTTTATCAGTGCGGATATCAACAAACGATTGGATCTCGAGATGCaaatcaaatatataatttagattttttttttctaagacaAGAATCGATGCGTTGACTGCGTAAGATCCCGTCAACTGCGTTGACTTTtagatatctatatatatatatatattaaagagagagagagagagtaccgGTGGAGGCTGCTGCGGAGGTGCCGGCTGCGGCGATGACTGATAGGGCTGAGGCTGATGGAAGATCGAGGTAGAAGAAATATTAAAATTATGGAGCAGAATTTggaaatttatgatttatattgatttattGGAAGGTAAAATCTTTGGCATTTGGAAATAATTGGAAGGAGGTGGTAAATAAGGCAGCGTTGGTTGAAAATATAGACgggttttaaatttaattatggtGGGGATTTAATTTAATCTTTGGAGTAAAATAGGGGTTACTGTAATCtttattttcaaatgatttagGTTAAAAAcaataatttgaattaaactaATTTAGTATTAAAAAAACTAATGATTTTCTATTTAAATTAGggaatttatgaaattttatagaGTATGAAAGTAAGGTGTAGTACAAATTTAGAGGTTGGGTTAATCGAGTTTGGTTGGTTCAATTGTTAGATGAATCAATGTGGTAAAAGGTGATTTGCTCGCCCCCAGCGCTTCCGTCAATCCGTCCTTAGGCCAACAtcgaggaggtaaatcacgggtggctactagccattagtgcaaatgaccaagacatgtgGGAGATTATGCTCGGttacgccgagtttcgaccccaagacctcatgtgacaacaccccatgtcttaaccatcgcaccgccccgaggggaccaATTGTTAGATGAATCAAGTTGCTTAGTTTGGCTGATTAGGTCTATTTAATTGATGTGATTCAAgctttgtttatttaattgagtgGGTCAGGCTAATTCGACTTGTAGAGTTGACATGGTAATTATTTGAAGTAGGGCTGTAGTCGAGCCGTGCCGAGCTCAAGTTCATGACAGCTCGAGCTTGAGCTTGAGAAAACTACATAGGCTCGGCCTGACttggaaaaattaattaaaaacctatTCAAGTAGGACCTCAAATACACCAAATGACATGCTCTAGCCACAAACTCCTCCTTAACTTATCTTtcattttaaaagtaataataattttaattattaaaatattaaattaacctgGCTTGACAAGGCTCGACGAGCCCTCGAGCCAGTGTTAAATGAGCTCGAGTCGAGCTTTGACCGAGCTACTCGCGAGCGGCTCACGAGCTGTTCGTGAGCGGATCGGCTCATTTGTACCCCTAGTTTGAAGGGCAATTACAAAACGAACAATCCATCCGCTTTTCACCATCCAAATTTCTCTGATCTCTTGTAGAGACTGTACAATCTCATCACCTCTTTTTGTTATTACTTGGACGCAACTATATATTGTATTTAGAAACTGCATTGTGCAGTTACAGTAACTGCACTACATGCAGTAACTACCAACGtctcccgctcgtccaagttaaatcataaaaattaaacaatcacaaataccaaataagaacatccaattCATATTTCTAAGGAAAAATAGCTTGTGCGACAGTAAGTATAACGAGCGATTAATGCTAAGAAAGTTGTTATATTTTACATAGTGCTCTTCAAGATAAACCTGAGACATTCGTATCTTGCATTTACCCTAGATTAAATCACTTATATCAACATGAATATTTCGAATCTCTTATAataactattatgtcaagagtatATTCAAGATCTCCAATCATTATAGTTATTTATAATCACATTTTAAGTACTAAACAAAAAATATAATTGGTCAACTAGTGAATAAATGCtaaagatgtaaatctattttacttttcctttttaGCTAAAATCCATTCATTTTAATCAATCATTTTTTTAATCATGTTCTATAAACCAATTCAATTATAGTTATGAGGATACATACTAAAGTAGTAGTCACTTATTAGAATTTCAAGTAGACAACTAAAAAGTCACTGAGGGTAAAACTAAGATTTTCTTATAATCTCAATGTCTCATATAATAGAGAAGTAGAGATCCATTCTTCTACTATATTTTTGTCATTATTACACATGCGGTATCAATCACATGCTACAATGTTATTCTGTTTACTAATAAAGAGAACATgttttccataaatttaacatcatataaatttttatctaaATATATCTAATGTTTAATCCTGAATTTAATTCATGAATTCTTATCTGGCTTCCATCAGATTTAGTAAACAGTGGGTACATTTATTCCGATCAATATCAAtttacaaatgatctcatcttgatattACTACCAAGGTGACTCCCAGCTTACATGTACGTCTCCATTCatatatgttggatcgagatgcacgtgagaggagggtgaatcacatgatttttgaaaacttttctttttattttttttaaaaacaagtaGGCACAGTGGAAAATTAAACACGAAAACAAAAGCAAGTAAAAAGACTCtttcagttttacttggtttagagccttcgacgatttctactccaagacccaggtcctatggacctatcgatgggtaatccactaataacctcttTCAGAATCGCCGAAAGAGGAGATCGAATACAAAAAGAGTAGGAACAAGTGTAACACACTACATTTTTCCTTTTGCAAGAATTAAATATAGAATTGaactttgttacccaacacttatGAAGATGATCGGATCGCGTTCGGTGTTGGACGACTTCTCAGCGACAGTCGAATGTAGCAGAGTCATAGCAGAGCAGTAGCAAAATGCCAGAGCAGTCAAAACGCTAAAAGGATGCATATAAGCTTGTGGAATTGATGTGATGAAAGCCTTGGCCGAATGCTTCTTTTATAAGAGATGGAAGGTGGCTTCcatagcattgaaggcgccttcaataccaaGTTCTATCCCTCAAAAGGTGACTCCTTATCGTCGATGAAGTCTCTGCCTTATCTAACCAAAGGTGCCTTCTAAGCActcgaaggtgtcttccatgaacagtactcaaggcaccttccaagctcccgaaggcgccttgggtactgttcacctAAGGTATTTTGTGCTCCCTTTACCCTGCAAAATGAGTTAGTCTaatacaaaaatatttaacctgcaaaataaggttagcacagttataatatgattaatttatgagtTAAACCCTATCCtctagactaggatctagtcagagtctcaatttagatttctaaaatggacctaaattggactgacACCCACTGCCACCTTCACCGGGACATGTCCTCACAgagtcactctcttccagtgacttaccttcacttatcagtgtcaagttacctccttgacgtcaatctgacccaccaggtcttcctactgaAATCGCACATCTGAATTTCGCTAATCGGGAGTTGAACATCCCGATCTTCTAcaggaatcacacatccggacttcctcccatcgggaatcgaacatcccaacCTCTTTCCAGAATCCCACATctagacttcctgcctagtgtcaaGTCCTATTGACTCGTCAAGTTAGTTAACCTTGCACACTTGATAACAAGGTTATATCACAACCACatttaactttaatccatttgtcattcatcaaaactcaggttttaCTATTGATGCCAACTGCACCAAGAATATCTTCATTAGTTGTCTTATAAGTAATGGTCATACCTATAGGATCGTTACACATGTacgaaaaggggggggggggggggggggggggggggaatcacatgattttttaaaaacttttctttttcgaAAATAGTATGCAACGGAAAAGataaaaatagaaacaaaaaagaACGAACACAATAACTCGAGgagttacttagttcagagctttTGGCGACTCgtactctaagacccaggtcctACAGACCTATCGACGATTAATCCACTAATGACCTCTTCCAAAACCAACAGAAGAGGGAATTgagtacaataataataatatgataagtgtaacaacctacactttcctTAATGcagtaaataaataattaaaaacacTTTTGTTACCCAATGCATGATGATTCTCGGATCGAACTCAGTGTCGGTTGGCTTCTCAATAATAGTAGGGCATAGCAGCGTAGCATCACAGCAAGAGGGTGAAGTCAGAGTAGCCAGAAGCTCGAAAGATTGCATGTAGATGTCGTGAATGAATTGTCTCAGAGCATTGGTCGAACTACCCTTTTATAAAGTAGTGAAGGTGCATTCAAAGCTACTGGAGATGCCTTTAACCCTTAAAATTTTATCCCGAGAATGCAGCTTCTTATTGTCACTAAGGTCTTCTATGTTATCTGACTGAAGGTGTCTTCAAAGccctccgaggcgccttcagcaccaagcttcaaggcaccttccttcgtatagaaggcaccttcatgcCCTTTTACTCGGGGCCTTCGACCAATGCTTCTGAGGCGCCTCTAGCAACACAGGAGATGCCTCAAACACTGTTCACCTAAGATTTTTGTCCATTTGTGCTCTTGTAAAATATGTTAAGCTAACAGAAAAatatataacctgcaaaacaTAGTTCATACAATTATAAAACAATAGTTTTAATTAAACCTTATCTTTTtttagaccaggatctagtcacagtctcaatttagattttcaaaatggacctaaattgaacCTGTGCCTAAAGTCTTTAattgggactcatcctcactgaAACTCTCTCCTTCAgtaacttaccttacttaccatgcagAATCGCTTGACTTCCTTAcggtccaccaggtcttcccgctaattgtcaggtccgcagacccaactggacttcggccgACTATCAAGTCCCGTATGttagtgcagtttgcactaacagtCTTACTAAAGTTTTAataaatgacaaagtaagttaagttaggtattattGTGATCTAaatactttaccaagtgtgcaggagttaaccAGATAGGTCAATGTGCTGACCAGATATATagtgcgaagtctagataggtcaacggtCCGACTagatatctagcaagaagtccagataggtcgacgagacgatcggatatctggcaagaagtctagaTAGCTCGATAGGATGATcggatatctagcaagaagtccagataagtcTACGGGCTGACCCGATATCTAGCAGGAAGTTCAGTTGGATCTGCGGACCGGACAActggcaaactggtaagtaaagttaagtcattggaggagagtgactaagtgaggacgcaccCCGATTGAGGGGacaataggcgtcgatccaggttaggtccatttcggatccctaatctaagaccttgactagttcctggtcttgggAGGATAGGAATTAATTACTACTTATttttataactgtgctaacttggttttacaGGGTAGGTGTTTTTGGATTAACATCTTTTTGCAAGACAAAAGAGCAAAAAAGCCTTTGGATGAACAGTACCAAAAGGCGCGTTCAATGTTGATGGAAGGTGacttcgtactgttcatggaaggtgccttccatgccttGAAGACGCCTTTCGTAGGATGAAATTTGGACATCATTGCAGATAAGGAGCGCACTATTCGGGATAGGAtttatcccattggaggcgcctttcgTAGGATGAAATTTGGACATCATTGTAGATAAGGAGTGCACTATTCGGGATAGGATTTAtcccattggaggtgccttccatgcctatggaaggtgccttccatgcctatggaaggtgccttccatggcctATATAAGTTAGT from Zingiber officinale cultivar Zhangliang chromosome 5B, Zo_v1.1, whole genome shotgun sequence encodes the following:
- the LOC121987107 gene encoding probable fucosyltransferase 8 codes for the protein MAAATTTTTTTTALKRRSRDGEAGRESGARGMMRPPAVGGTVTGLLFLAVVMVVVWGGTYRRQTWPEMLIWGQGGVAASSSSANCVGQESNEFYGFYFLFFSDEENDASPSSVDKLLGGLLSPDFEEASCLSRYQAALYRKPSLYSPSAHLLRRLRDYEALHRKCAPHTDLYNRSAALLRSAAGNASAPAECNYVVWIPHNGIGNRVLTIVSAFFYALLNHKVLLLHSTDDFAGLLCEPFPGTTWTLPADFPLHNLLELDTGAPQSFGNLLKSKDSSIGSRSHVYLHLPWYYREGDKRFFCEDAQRTLRKVPWLLLKSDHYFVPSLFLVPEYAGELRRLFPERSAVFHHLVRYLLHPSNEVWERVVGNYREYFEGADERVGIQIRVFDNFPVPFDQMLNQVMNCSLGAGVLPAVTGEAASSVDAKVKAVVVTNLRSGYSERIREVYHQQATATGEVVRVFQPSHEEAQATEHRGHNVKALAEIELLSLSDVLVTSAWSTFGYVAQGLGGLKPWVLLRHTQSADACRRAASPEPCFLMPPAPAQCFRDGGGNAMLSNVRQCEDEVNGIKLFD